The genomic window CCGGGTCCACGCCGAGGACGCTGACCTCGCCAGCCGAGCGCATCCGGAAGCCCTCGAGGATCTCGATGGTGGTGGTCTTGCCGGCGCCGTTGGGCCCGAGCAGGGCGAGCACCTCGCCGCGCCGGGCGGTGAAGCCGACCCCGCGCAGCACGTCCACGCTGCCGTATCGCATCCGCAGGTCGCGGACGTCGAGGACGAGGTCGCTGTCGGGCGGGTGGGGAGTCGCACTGACTCCCGGCAGTTCGACCGCGGTCATGGCCGTCCCCCGATGGTTGATCCGATCAGTACCGCGAAATGTAGCACCTCTACTACATCTTGAGGTACACCCACTCGGGCGGGACGCGTCGGTCAGCGCGGGCGGCGGTGGAGCCAGCGGGTGACCGGCGGCGGATCCTCCTCCTCGTACGACCGGGCGGCGCGCACGGCGGCGGCCAGGCCGGAACGGCGGGGCCGGGCCCGCGGGTGGACCGCCGGGTCGGTGGCCATCTCCCGGACGAGGGCGACCGCCAGGCCGAGCATCACCACCACGAACGGCAGCGCGACCAGGATGGTGGCCTGCTGCAACGCGGCCAGGCCGCCGGCGAGCAGCAGCGCCGCCGCCACCGCCCCGATCAGTACGCCCCAGAGCACCACCACGCCCCGGTGCGGCCGCAGCGCGCCCCGGGAGCTCAGCGAGCCGAGCACCAGCGCGGCAGAGTCCGCGCCGGTGATGAAGAAGAGCGCCACCAGCACCGCCGCCAGCACCGTGGTGAGCGTCGCCAGCGGCAGCGCTTGCAGGAGCCCGAACAGGGCGTTCTCCACGCTCGCGCCGACGTCGCCGACCAGGTCCCGGGCGCCGGTCCGCTGCACCCGCAGCGCGGTCCCACCCATGATCGCGAACCACACGACGCTGGCCCCGCTGGGCACCAGCAGCACGCCGGTGACGAACTCCCGGACCGTCCGCCCCTGCGAGATGCGGGCGATGAAGATCCCGACGAACGGCGCCCAGGAGATCCACCACGCCCAGTAGAAGATCGTCCAGGAGCCCAGCCAGGCCGGGTCGCTGAACGCCCCGGTCCGGGTCGACATGACCACCAGGTTATTGAGGTAGTCACCGACCGAGGCGGGCAGCACCTCCAGCGTGTAGATCGTCGGGCCGGCCACGAAGACGAAGGCCATCAGCCCGACGGCCAGCACCACGTTGCTGGTCGACAGCCACTTGATCCCCTTGTGCAGCCCGGTGAACGCGGAGACCACGAAGGCGGCGGTGAGCGCCGCGATCACCACCAGCTCGACGGCGACGCTGTCCGGCACCCCGGTGGCCGAGTCGAGGCCGGCGGCCACCTGGAGCGCGCCGAGCCCGAGGCTGGTCGCCGAGCCGAAGACGGTGGCGAAGACCGCGAGCAGGTCGATGGCCCGCCCGATCGGACCGTACGCCCGCGCGCCGAGCAGCGGCTCGAAGGCGGCCGAGATCCGGCTGCCGCGCCCCTTGCGGAACGTCGAGTACGCGAGTGCCAGCGCGGCGATCGCGTAGATCCCCCAGGGGTGCAGCGTCCAGTGGAATAGCGTGTACTGCATGGCCACCGCGGCGGCCTCGGCGCTCTGCGGCCGCACCCCGGCGGCCGGCGGCGGCGACGCGTAGTGCTGGATCGGTTCGGCGACGGCGTAGAAGACCAGGCCGATGCCCATGCCGGTGCTGAACATCATCGACACCCAGGCCAGCGTGCTGAACTCCGGCTCGTCGTCGTCCGCGCCGAGCCGGATCCGGCCGAACCGGGACGCCCCGAGCACCACGGAGAGGACGAGGAAGGCGTCCGCGGCCACCACGAAGAACCAGCCGAACGTGCTGATCACCCAGCCCAGCCCGGCCTTGCCGACCCCGGCGAGGGAGCCGCCCCCGAACACGCCCCAGCCGACCACCGCCAGCACCCCGACGACCCCCGCCGTCAGGACCACCCGGTCGGTGCGCCCGGCGCCGGCCGGACTCTCCCCCACCTGCTCCGCCATGGCCCAATCCTGGTCGGCCGACGGACCCGGCAGGACTGATACCGCGCATCTCCACCTGCCTGGACCGCACCGCCGACCACCACCGGCCGGAGGGGGTCAGGCGTGGAGGGTGGCGGTTTCCTCCGCCT from Micromonospora kangleipakensis includes these protein-coding regions:
- a CDS encoding BCCT family transporter, with amino-acid sequence MAEQVGESPAGAGRTDRVVLTAGVVGVLAVVGWGVFGGGSLAGVGKAGLGWVISTFGWFFVVAADAFLVLSVVLGASRFGRIRLGADDDEPEFSTLAWVSMMFSTGMGIGLVFYAVAEPIQHYASPPPAAGVRPQSAEAAAVAMQYTLFHWTLHPWGIYAIAALALAYSTFRKGRGSRISAAFEPLLGARAYGPIGRAIDLLAVFATVFGSATSLGLGALQVAAGLDSATGVPDSVAVELVVIAALTAAFVVSAFTGLHKGIKWLSTSNVVLAVGLMAFVFVAGPTIYTLEVLPASVGDYLNNLVVMSTRTGAFSDPAWLGSWTIFYWAWWISWAPFVGIFIARISQGRTVREFVTGVLLVPSGASVVWFAIMGGTALRVQRTGARDLVGDVGASVENALFGLLQALPLATLTTVLAAVLVALFFITGADSAALVLGSLSSRGALRPHRGVVVLWGVLIGAVAAALLLAGGLAALQQATILVALPFVVVMLGLAVALVREMATDPAVHPRARPRRSGLAAAVRAARSYEEEDPPPVTRWLHRRPR